In Topomyia yanbarensis strain Yona2022 chromosome 2, ASM3024719v1, whole genome shotgun sequence, one DNA window encodes the following:
- the LOC131680178 gene encoding uncharacterized protein LOC131680178 yields MLGNSRENADLPLVCRASERLTEIVGTPLPNIYTRTRLSDRKWYDRTPQILWEIKKRVKAGDPSGIVRPVVQELLTNHLSRSTIVYTDGSKDDTAVGAGVFGEHFQQSLGLPQQCSVFSAEAFAIKTALTTFNTVSDLVIMSDSASCLSAIEAGTSQHPWIQEIENLLRNRSIKLCWIPGHAGIRGNEEADRLAGEARNIAPLAKSVPGADAVKHIKTAIRNQWYRRWSASTEVKLREVKFDTVKWTDRENSAEQRVLTRLRIGHTRPTHDFLLKKTSPPVCDCCGIVVDVRHVILHCRKYDDVRRKHDIESTSLRAALRNDRKNEESIVKFLKETNLFKLL; encoded by the coding sequence ATGTTGGGAAACAGCAGGGAGAATGCTGACCTTCCCCTGGTTTGCCGAGCTTCCGAACGTTTGACAGAAATAGTCGGAACTCCTCTCCCAAACATCTACACCCGAACGCGACTATCTGATCGAAAGTGGTACGACCGCACACCCCAGATCCTTTGGGAAATCAAGAAGCGCGTAAAAGCTGGAGACCCCTCGGGTATTGTTCGTCCAGTTGTTCAAGAGCTCCTGACAAATCATCTCAGCCGTTCAACAATCGTCTACACAGATGGCTCGAAAGACGATACCGCAGTAGGCGCCGGAGTTTTTGGAGAACACTTCCAACAGTCACTTGGTCTTCCACAGCAATGCAGTGTCTTCTCGGCAGAGGcattcgcaataaaaacagCGCTAACAACATTCAACACGGTCAGCGACTTAGTAATAATGTCCGATTCGGCCAGCTGTTTATCGGCAATCGAAGCCGGCACATCCCAGCACCCGTGGATCCAGGAAATTGAGAACCTGCTACGAAATCGTTCAATCAAGCTTTGCTGGATTCCAGGTCACGCTGGCATCCGTGGCAACGAGGAGGCAGACAGACTCGCTGGAGAAGCGAGGAACATTGCTCCATTAGCTAAATCTGTTCCGGGGGCAGACGCCGTTAAGCACATAAAAACAGCTATCCGAAACCAATGGTACCGTCGGTGGTCAGCGTCCACTGAAGTAAAACTTCGCGAAGTTAAATTCGACACAGtgaagtggactgaccgcgagaattcTGCCGAACAGCGAGTTCTTACCCGGCTtcgaatagggcatacccggCCAACACACGACTTTCTGCTAAAGAAAACTTCACCACCAGTGTGCGACTGCTGTGGGATCGTTGTAGATGTCCGCCATGTGATCCTCCACTGCAGAAAGTACGACGACGTTAGAAGGAAGCACGACATTGAGTCGACTAGTCTGCGAGCGGCTCTGCGCAACGACAGGAAAAATGAGGAGAGTATAGTAAAATTCCTTAAGGAAACTAACCTATTTAAATTGCTATAA